Below is a genomic region from Gemmatimonadales bacterium.
GTTGCCGTAGGCGATGCCGCTCTGGTGCTCCATCCCCAGGTGGGGCGCCTCGATGAGCTTGTAGCCGTCCTCGTACCAGGGATACGGGCCGAACCAGTGCTCGAAGCAGCGTAGCATCGGAGTCACCTGCTGGAACTGCCGGCGCGCCGCCTCGAGGTGCTCGGCCAGGGGCCAGAAGTCCAGCGTCAGGCGGCCCGCCTCCCCGGTGAGGGTGTCGCTGAAGTGGGCGTAGCGACCGGCGTTGACCACGACATTGTAGTTGTTGATGGGCGCGGTGACGAACCACTCGAAGGTGGTGGTGCTGTCGCCGTTAGGCGTGGTGCTGCGGAGCCGCCCGTTCGAGACGTCCACGAGCGGATCGGGCACGGTGATGGCGATGCGCTGGCTGTCCGGCTCGTCGGCCGGGATGTCCTTGTTGGGCCACCAGACGCTCGCGCCGAGCCCTTCGTTCGACGTCGCGATCCAGAGACCGCCGCTGCTGTCGCGGGTCCAGGTGTAGCCGCCGTCCCACGGCGGGCGCGGGGCCACGCGCGGCGTGCCGTGGTAGTGGACCGTGACGGTCTTGACGTCGCCCGTGCGCTGCAGGGCGGTGAGCCTCACGAAGAAGGCGTTGCCGTCGCGGCGCCAGGTGAGGTTCCGCCGGTCCTGCACCACGCTGTCCATCTCCATCGGGACCTGGAGGTCGATCTGCATCTCCCGCGCGGGCGGGGCCGGAGGGCCGAGCACGCGGTAGGTGATCCCGTTCCAGCCGCGGATGGTGCTGTCGGCGGGGTTCACGCGGACGTGGAGGTCGTAGAAGGTCGCGTCCCACCAGGCGCGCGCCGGGCCGTTGGATCCGCGCAGCGTGTCGCCGTGGGCGAAGCGGGTGGTGTCCTGGGCCGCTGCCTGGGTGAACGGGCAGAGTACCAGGCCGGCGAGCAGTGCGATGTGGCGCATGGGCGTATCGAGTCGAGGTTGGGGTGAGCCGGGAGGCACGCTGGAGATTGGAGCGGCGCGGGGCCGGCGGCAAGGGTCGCGCCGCGCTCCGGCAAGAAAGAAGCGCCGGCACGATGGCCGGCGCTTCGAGTTGCCCCTCCTGGGCTCGAACCAGGACTCTCCTGATCCAGAGTCAGGCGTGTTGCCAGTTACACCAAGGGGCAGAAATGACAGTTGTCAGACGCGCAGACGCGACAGACGCGCAGTGGAGCTGAGGGGGCTCGAACCCCTGGCCTCCTGGGTGCGATCCAGGCGCTCTCCCAGCTGAGCTACAGCCCCAGTGAGGCGCGAAAGGTAGCCGGGCCCGCCAAGTTGCTCAACCCGCAGACCCTACACCTCCGCTCGCCAAGCTGAAACGGCGCCTGCCCTTACCGGCGCCACGTCCCCGCCGCATCTTTGCCGTCCCCCATTGCGGAGTACGACGATGGCCGGAACCATCCCCCTCGGCCGGTTCTGCTGGCACGAATTGCTCACCACCGACACCGACGCCGCTGCGGCGTTCTACACCAAGGTCGTCGGCTGGGGACTCATCCCCTGGGAGCAGGATCCCTCCTATCGCATGTGGTCCGCGGACGGCGTGCCGATCGGCGGGCTCATGGCGCTCCCCGACGACGCAAAGAGGATGGGCGCGCCCCCCCACTGGCTCTGGTACGGCTCCACGCCCAACGTGGACGACACCGTCGCCCACGCCTACAGATTGGGCGCCAAGCCCCTTTCCGGCATGATCGACGTGCCCAACGTGGGCCGCATGGCCGTCATGTCCGACCCGCAGGGCGCGGTCTTCGCCGCCTATCAGCCCGCCGGCGAAACGTCCGGACACGACGGCAAGCCCCGCGTGGGCGAGTTCTCCTGGCACGAGCTGGCCACCACCGATTGGAAGGCCGCGTTCGACTTCTACCGCGCGCTGTTCGGCTGGGAGAAGACCGACGTCATGGACATGGGCCCGGGGGGCATGTACCTGATGTTCGGCCGCCTAGGG
It encodes:
- a CDS encoding VOC family protein, which codes for MAGTIPLGRFCWHELLTTDTDAAAAFYTKVVGWGLIPWEQDPSYRMWSADGVPIGGLMALPDDAKRMGAPPHWLWYGSTPNVDDTVAHAYRLGAKPLSGMIDVPNVGRMAVMSDPQGAVFAAYQPAGETSGHDGKPRVGEFSWHELATTDWKAAFDFYRALFGWEKTDVMDMGPGGMYLMFGRLGVTLGGIYNKPPEMPAPPHWLCYARVPDADKAAALATKLGGKILNGPMDPPGGDRIYQCMDPQGAAFAVHAVAVAAVVAARPAKRAAKPKAAPAKKTTKKKTKSAKKKTARKQAKRKPARRAAKTRKPLRSKKKPAKRTARRKGRLR